The Trichoderma breve strain T069 chromosome 2, whole genome shotgun sequence DNA segment GAAGATGCAAGATTCAAAAAGTAAAAGCCCGCAACATCGATGTGTGGGCCCCAATCATTTGGCTTCGGGATCAAGGCCGGGGACCTAAAGGCATGTGGTCAGAAGAGCAGGCGATAAACATAAGCAATCAATTCGTCAGTATACATACCAACAATAAGTATAAGAAATCTTGAGTCTGTTGAGAAGGCCTGGGGCCCAGATGAGTGATAGAGGAGGGAGATCCAGCGCATTTTCTCGGAAGCGGTTGATGACATCTCCCAGTCCCTGCCATGTCATCATTTCAACAAGCGTGTAAGTCAGGTAGTTAGTGAGGACATCATCGGCATTTGAAGATTGAATATTAGCCAGTGGATGAGGAAACGCTCGTGTAGGCGACCAAGGCATTCTAGTCAACATGTTAGTCGTGTACTCTGTGTGTGCAGGACATGAGAGAGGATTCTCACGTAAACATCATGTGTAAAGGTATTCCAAGCTTCTCTGCGACGTGAATGTGAGCAAAACTAGGCGGGTTTGCAATGATTGCGTCAGCCACGAACGGCTCATGGTTCGGGTCTCCAGGCATGCCCGCGGATGGATCCCAGGGCTCAAGTCTCCTATGCGGTTCGGGCGGCGGTCCCAATCCATCTCCTGCTTCAATACAAGACCTCCAGCACCCAAGCATCATCTCCTGAACACCTCTACGGCGCTTGCTAATCTCGCCGCTCTTCAAAGCATCTAAGCCAGGCATGAGACCTGGATGCTTCACCATGAAAGCCATGAGTTCGGCAGGGTCACCCCCTATGCTGAAGAACTCGAGGCCATTCTCTTCGACAAAGGTCTTGAAAGTTGCATGCGTTGCGATACGGATTCGGTGGCCGTACGTTTCCTTAAGGACCTTTCCGAGGGCAACGAACGGCTGGACGTCGCCACGCGATCCAACGATTTGGATGACAACATTGAGTCGTGGGGGAGCTTCCTTGCCAGGCTCACCTGTGAGACTCGGTAGTGTGTACACCGGCGGTAGTGATGGTTGGGCATCAACCtggctggcgatgcttggTGCAAGAAGCTCTGCgagtctcttgttcttggtgttgatgctaATGTTAATTCTCCCGTCGCCTAAAATCTCATTGTTAGAAAGAAAGCTCCCCTCTATCAATTGAAAGAACGCCAATAACCCCTCGCTCATCGCGGTGCGTGTGGAGGGGCAAGAGAGCGTGATAGCTAGAGCTCACCTGTTACCTCCGCCCCGGCCTCGAATCCCGTCCGTGAGAACTGAAGCTGGTCATGATGGCTTCCATATGCTGGAGGCGCATCGGGAGGCACGTCGAGCGTAGGAAGAACAAAGCCATCCGTCACCATGGCCTCTGAGGCGGGCGGGGGTCTAGACGAGGGCGGCCGTCTGCCTTTACTCCGCTCGATCTCTGGGGACACCATGGCTGAAAAAGAGTCGTCGAGGGAGAATTAATGCAGTATTTCCTGTCCAGCTAGAGCTGATGTCGTGGAGGAGAAATCAGAGAGCCCGAAGAGCGCCTGGTTGAGGGCACAAGCTGGGGGCGAATAAAGTCACCTGCAGATATACGACAGCATCGTTGACCAAGACTGTTGAGCGACCTTAGTGTATTGGCGTGCGCAGATTGTCACAGATTGCAAAGACACGTAACGGTAGCACAAGGACAAAACTGAGCTGCCCAACTGGCTGAAGACTTGATTTTCAAATGTTGGGCGATGACGTGTGGCTTTTTATTCGAGAGGCCGCAGCTAGAATTCGCCTGCGATTGATATCATCGAGCCCGAACTGGCACTGGCACACCCCCTGTTTATGAGCAACAATAcggccagctccttgtccgCAGCTGTGTCAGTGCTATGCCTAGCGAACACTAGCTCGATTGCGCCCACTAACGAGAAGTCGCACAGGCGAAAGCTAGCGGCTGTGATTAGCTATTGGATAGCAGTCCGGGCGGGCAAAGTAAATCCAAGATACAGCGCGTGATATGGAATCTTGCATTCCAACCTTGCCTGCATCTGGCAATATGATTGATTGATAATTGTGAATTGCAGCAGACGCAGGTTTGCTTGTGTATGATAAGACATGCTTAGCTAAGAGAGCTGTTCACTTCTACTGCAGAGATTCTTTTAAGCATGGTTGGATTGATTGAATACCTCGTTATGGAGCCCGGGAAGCTCCTAAGGCGCAGAGCTGTCGTAACGCAAGGCACAAGGCACACACAGGCTACTGGTTGCTAAATTCGTCTCAACACAACGGCTTTTACGTCCCATTCTGGTTCAATATGATCAGGGTGAATTTCTCACAGCCACGCAACGGAGCCCTGAGAATAAGTTCCGGCACAAATCGCCACTAGTTAGGGAGAGAAGGCCATCGAAATCGTGCCGAAATAGCAGCGCAACAGCTCATGCGCTTGATTGATTCCTAGTTAGGCATATTGTGGTCTCTGTCCGCGTAACGGATATCATGCTACAGCCGGGGTGAAATCCAACCTGACAAATCACAAAAAAcccaacaaacaaactcTCTTGTCATCTCAAGAATAGAAAAAGGCAATCTTAATAGAAAAAAACCGCATAAGAAATTGGAAATAACCGTTTTGCTCATATAATACAAAATATCATGGTCGCTCAGACTCCATGGTGATTAGGGGCCAGGTCATTGTATCCGCCAAATCCATACATCCACTTGTGTATTGAagcctttttgtttttttggcATCAAACCTCACATCAGCTAGATTTGGTCTTCATAACCTGCGCCGTTGCCGTCGCGGAACCGTTTCGCCCTTATACCATCCGTCGTGTCTCTCTCCCTCGCATCACTTCAGTCACCATATAACGTGTTTAGCTCGAAAACTTGCGGCTGATCTTGGCAATGACTTTGAGTTCTAGAGTCAGTATATGCTGCGTCTTTAAGCGTTGGAGAGGAATTGACTCACTATGCAGAGCAACaacggagaagatgaaaaccAGGGACAGgacaagaacaacaacaggGTCGACCTTCAGTCCGGGAGATTCGTCGGTGTAAAGTCCTAGAAGCGGTTTTTGTTAGCGATATACACAATTCCCAGTTTGAGCCAAGTATGTAGCTCCATCTGGGGGATAGCGTACTCAGCAtggtgctgctggagccgccagcgccagcggcCCGTGTGCTGCTTGGCCTGGCATTggcaagcttctccttctgaTCAGCGGCAGCACGTCGACGGATCGCAGTTCGAGGTCCGCCGGGAGGAGTGGGAGAGGAAGGTCGGCTGATGCTGGAACCGCTGGCCGCGGCGGGGCCATTGGCGGGTGAAGAGGGACGAGAAGACTGCGTATATTAGCTTGGGCACTCCATCAATGCTTGCGAATCCAATCTATTGCCGCCGGGCGCGAAGCCATAGTCATGCAAAGCGCATAACTCATCGGTCTTGTGACGCGATGCCAGCGCCGCAATCGACTTCCAACCGATGAATCAAAGCAAGTACAGAGTTGGTGGGAGTAAGGCGCGCATACCATTGTGAAGGAGTGTGTTTTGGGTATTAGAAAGACTGTGACGGAATCGACCGAGAATCACTGCAGGACTCTTGGGACGAATTGACAGAgtatgaagaagatgtactTTAATAGAAAGGTTGGAGTTGGCGCGGCCAGCTGGTGAAATTGTGGCCCCAGCAGCCAGAGTTAAGGCCACATTCACAGAAATGCAACAGCGGCGGCCGAACATTTCTCCGTTACGTTACCCCAGAAAACACTCACCCACCACTTTAGCGCGCGCAGTCTATCGAATTCCATTCCAGCATTTGGATGTTTGTATTATGGAGACTTATAAGGTAAGGTACAGACAATACACGAAATATGAAGCAGACAGATGCGCTTGCAGACCAGCTGAAAGCCCgacaaaaagaaagtaaaaagaaTCAAAAATACAAGTACACTGCAGGCAGCCGTGGCATTCAATCagcaataaaaaaaaagaaagaaagaaaaatgaagcaAAAGCCGGACAACCTATCGCCAAGTAGCCAAATA contains these protein-coding regions:
- a CDS encoding sec61beta family domain-containing protein, encoding MSSRPSSPANGPAAASGSSISRPSSPTPPGGPRTAIRRRAAADQKEKLANARPSSTRAAGAGGSSSTMLRLYTDESPGLKVDPVVVLVLSLVFIFSVVALHIIAKISRKFSS